From the genome of Planctomycetaceae bacterium:
CAGCATGTCATGGCTCAGGAAAAGTGGGACAACTTGCTGCAGGACGAACCCGCGGCTGACCGCCAGCTCCTTCAAATGCGCCGGCAGGGACTGACGCAGCCGGAAATCGCGGAGCGACTGGGGATCTCTGAACGACAGGTCAGACGCGTGCTCAGCCGGCTATCCCGAAAGGCAAACCCGGAAGAGTAGGTAATCTTCGGAGGCAATCCTGATGGGTGGCCAGATCTGTTTGTGACTATCCTGTCAATTCGGAATCTCCAGACATTATTGGGTTTTGTGTATGCATTTGGCTGAACAAGACAACAGTATAGATGGCCATCAAAGGAGCGGTATCGGGGCATGATGTTATTGTCCTGAATCTCCACTGAAGAGCCGCTTGCCATAGTTTCTGCCTGAGACATTCGTTGATGACGTCGCGCGAGTCAGACACATCAATCCAGCATTCACCGCCGCCCACCGGCGGAACGCAGGAATTCGTGTCTCAGCTCATTCGAACGTTTCCTTCCGACAGAACGTTCTCTGCCCGCGAAATCGTCAACAGTTTTCCGCACCTGGCGGACCATCGATCCTGTCTGATCGATTTGGCCTACGAAGAATTCTGTCGACTTCGTGACGCCGGGGCGAAAGTCACGCCAACAGAATTCGCGGGCCGGTATCGTGACATCGAGCAGTCGCTTCACCGAGTGATTGAGTTTGACCAGATCATCCATCAGCACCCCGAAGTCATCGAGTCGGTGCCGGACGATCACTGGCCAGTGGCAGGTGATTCATTTTGCGGGATGCAGTTGATCGAACAAATTGGCCGTGGGGTCCTGTCCCGGGTCTTCCTTGCCAAACAGGAACGACTCGGCAACAGGCGCGCGGTGGCAAAAGTTTGTGCCAGAGGCGAACAGGAAGCCAGTCTGCTTGGCAAGCTCAGTCATCCCGCCATTGCGACGGTTTATTCTATTGACTCAGATTCACAGACAGGTCTGTCTGTGATCTGCATGCCTTATCTCACGAGAGCCACTCTGCATCATGTGACGGAGGTTCTTCGGACGTCGGATCTGACCGGCAAGACCGCAGCCGATGTGGCGCAGACAATTCGGAAGATCAACGCGGACGACAGCTATCTGGACAAGGATTCCGGAGAAGCAACCGAAATGATCTCGTGGCCTTTCGCCCGGCTCATACTTCACTGGGGTGAGAGGCTTTCGTATGCACTGCAAACCGCGCACAGTACCGGTATCCTGCACTGCGATGTAAAACCCGGAAACGTGCTGGTTCTGTCGGACCTTTCAGTGCAGCTCCTGGATTTTAACCTCGCGTCGACAACAACAGGGGGTGAACGGATCCTTGGCGGTACCATGCCGTACATGGCGAGCGAACAGCTTCAACTGATCATTGACTCCGGAAGCCGGCCCAGCGAAGGCGACGACGAAACAAATTCGCACGATCAGGGGGCATCGGCCGCGACAGATGTCTACGGTCTGTGTGCCACGTTGTGGCATTCTTTGACCGGTAGTCCACCGTTTGGCGTTGGGCTTGATGGTGACAGGGTGGGCGGCGCGAAGAACATTCTCGCGCAACAGCTCATCGGCGCGGATATCGACCACGCGTTGGCCTCGCATCCGGAAGTGCCTCGTGAAGTTTTCGAACTCCTGGCAGATGGCCTTCATGCGAATCCCGCGGCGCGGCCCGCGAGCGCAAATGAGTTGGCTCGTCGATTCGCAAGTCTGCAGGTTCAACTGTATCAAACTTCACCGCGCGAAAAGTCACCTCTGCGCAGAACCGTCCTCCTCACATCACTTGCACTGGCTGCCGCGTTGGCGCTGGTCGTCTTTGCCTACAGCTTTTCAAACCGAGCGACGGAACCCGGCTGGAGGAAAGCAGCACGACAGTCTCTGCAATCAGGCCGACTTGTCGAGTTTCAGGAATCGCTGCAGAGGCAATTAGCGTCCCATCCTGAGGACGCGGATCTCGCTTTCGAATTGTGCCTGAGTTATCTGCACCAACAGGAGTTTCGACGCGCCCACTCACTTATCAGTCAACTGATGACCGATGACGGCACATCATCGTCCCACGCTGGGATTCGGTTTTGTCAGGCCTATCTGACCAGCCTGGAATTTGAACCACCTGCATCGGGCTACGTGAGTGGAAACTCGACTTCCAAAGAACGGCACGACGTATTGCTCATGAAATC
Proteins encoded in this window:
- a CDS encoding serine/threonine-protein kinase, coding for MTSRESDTSIQHSPPPTGGTQEFVSQLIRTFPSDRTFSAREIVNSFPHLADHRSCLIDLAYEEFCRLRDAGAKVTPTEFAGRYRDIEQSLHRVIEFDQIIHQHPEVIESVPDDHWPVAGDSFCGMQLIEQIGRGVLSRVFLAKQERLGNRRAVAKVCARGEQEASLLGKLSHPAIATVYSIDSDSQTGLSVICMPYLTRATLHHVTEVLRTSDLTGKTAADVAQTIRKINADDSYLDKDSGEATEMISWPFARLILHWGERLSYALQTAHSTGILHCDVKPGNVLVLSDLSVQLLDFNLASTTTGGERILGGTMPYMASEQLQLIIDSGSRPSEGDDETNSHDQGASAATDVYGLCATLWHSLTGSPPFGVGLDGDRVGGAKNILAQQLIGADIDHALASHPEVPREVFELLADGLHANPAARPASANELARRFASLQVQLYQTSPREKSPLRRTVLLTSLALAAALALVVFAYSFSNRATEPGWRKAARQSLQSGRLVEFQESLQRQLASHPEDADLAFELCLSYLHQQEFRRAHSLISQLMTDDGTSSSHAGIRFCQAYLTSLEFEPPASGYVSGNSTSKERHDVLLMKSDQLLDAWREVATTGNPEISSLALFNGAVIATECGDYPTARSLLSQLPEDFDVPGFQRVQSTLNVLEGSSTELPDQGDCIRFKSYPTSQLSEAQTLAALVCLLSVNGSATVREVDRFLSNVAPVHISRPRLRQTLLRKSVSGNPSLVNVILKHSQRDEPPVNFLVHTLGLPNSEF